One Perca flavescens isolate YP-PL-M2 chromosome 9, PFLA_1.0, whole genome shotgun sequence genomic window carries:
- the LOC114562183 gene encoding uncharacterized protein LOC114562183 — MSTSRSLEAGAAAPCQPSSSVESSVESDPDPGLLFPVTRSSLLTQRLLRLRAYSSHVSPVTRRKREMIPTDKKDSTYWDKRNKNNEAAKRSREKRRLNDLMLEGQLLTLSEENAQLRAQVLSLQFHGSLRAETRKAASACATSAASASPLSPRQAHCPDLFQPGLLGNSRSNPASVLGARQRGGFNPHRSHSSGTQQDIFHLSGARVLSPRAVLEGGGSAEAEMDAQRQVSSSDDIHNSTDASSIRAFLPTPETLHRASILSYQPRNWLVPHLNHSAVCNNNFLLPWRSSYLAPPTVYPGLPLYIQETQGQGLGVEADIQGGFKSLSQPGLHPRPDGR; from the coding sequence ATGTCCACCTCGAGGAGCCTTGAGGCTGGGGCAGCTGCTCCGTGCCAGCCCTCTTCCTCAGTCGAGAGCAGCGTCGAGTCTGATCCAGACCCTGGACTCCTCTTCCCGGTGACACGGTCCTCCCTGCTGACTCAACGTCTCCTGCGTTTACGGGCCTACAGCAGCCACGTAAGCCCCGTTACACGACGCAAGAGGGAGATGATCCCCACCGACAAGAAAGATTCCACCTACTGGGATAAGCGGAACAAGAACAACGAGGCAGCCAAGCGGTCCAGGGAGAAGAGGCGGCTGAACGACCTGATGCTGGAGGGTCAGCTGCTGACTCTAAGTGAGGAGAACGCACAGCTGCGGGCGCAGGTGCTCAGCCTGCAGTTCCACGGCAGCCTGAGAGCAGAAACGCGCAAAGCTGCTTCCGCTTGTGCGACGTCCGCTGCGTCGGCTTCGCCCTTATCACCGAGACAGGCTCACTGCCCTGACCTCTTCCAGCCAGGACTGTTGGGCAACAGCAGGAGCAACCCGGCTTCCGTCCTGGGTGCGCGACAACGAGGTGGGTTTAATCCACACCGTTCTCACAGTAGCGGCACACAGCAAGACATCTTCCACCTCTCCGGGGCCCGGGTCCTCTCTCCCCGAGCGGTTTTGGAGGGCGGGGggtcggcggaggcagagatgGATGCTCAGCGACAGGTCTCCTCCAGCGATGACATCCACAACTCCACCGATGCGTCTTCCATCAGAGCATTTCTGCCCACACCAGAGACACTCCACCGTGCCTCCATCCTGTCGTACCAACCTAGAAATTGGCTGGTGCCCCATCTAAATCACTCGGCAGTGTGCAATAATAACTTTCTGCTGCCTTGGCGGTCTTCCTACCTGGCCCCTCCGACCGTCTACCCCGGCCTTCCTCTCTACATACAGGAGACACAAGGCCAAGGTCTCGGTGTGGAGGCAGACATTCAGGGGGGATTCAAGAGTCTGTCTCAGCCCGGGCTGCACCCCCGTCCTGACGGACGCTAA